A DNA window from Hordeum vulgare subsp. vulgare chromosome 1H, MorexV3_pseudomolecules_assembly, whole genome shotgun sequence contains the following coding sequences:
- the LOC123432138 gene encoding DNA-directed RNA polymerase I subunit 2, translated as MQMASGKSSAAAAAAGKEEDYATLRELYRPHIESFDYFLDEGLDKMLLSIRPMEITHPSSNTTLRMSLEKGHVLPPMKDGRLGQPLYPQECRQGRISYSGEFKVEAVFQFNDGAPIRQTFNFGQLPIMLMSKLCHLRGADSRKLIYHGEEATEMGGYFISGGLERLIRILILQKRNYPMGMVRGAFIKRGAGYTDKAVVMRCVHHDQSSVTVKLYYLQNGSARLGFWFGGREILLPVGIILKALIDTSDREIFASLTCCYSDKRERGKGVVSTQLIGERTQIILDEVRALSLFTRTQCLVHIGKYFRSAMEGFEKDDYETVAEAVIKDYILVHLQNDNHAKFNLLIFMLQKLYALVDQTTSPDNPDALQFQEALLPGHLITVFLKDRIQDWLQKSKRLIMEEITKNKSFELNSSLEIRKFLSKYTTSVGRAIEALIKVGRANSQSMLDLPQREGMTIQAERLNFHRYISHFRSVHRGSSFAKMRTTTVRKLLPESWGFLCPVHTPDGEPCGLLNHMTSTCRISSCYNSEGAIKDFQKIKDKLLVELVRGGMIPLLPKMEHTGPPEIMHVHLDGCIVGSIASAKIEEVVNYLRRLKLLAHPATPEDLEVGYVPLSLGGAYPGLYLFTSPARFVRPVKNLVSLPDGEPHIELIGPFEQAFMEIRCPDGGDGGRKEKFPATHEEIHPTAILSVVANLTPWSDHNQSPRNMYQCQMAKQTMGFCGQALKFRTDVKAFHLQTPQSPIVRTATYKKYHMDEFPSGTNAIVAVLSYTGYDMEDAMILNKSAVDRGMFRGDIFQTECIDLSAKRTENVPEIFAKSPLSKGTGDVIDSDGLPRVGETVVPYEQYYSVYNTLTGAIRPVRLKGTEPAAIDYVALNGTNSKGSLQKVNIRLRRKRNPIIGDKFSSRHGQKGVCSQLWPDIDMPFSANTGMRPDLIINPHAFPSRMTIAMLLESIAAKAGSVHGKFIDATPFASSVKEEGEDRCKYDSIVDELGPMLASYGFNHHGTEVMYSGLFGTELKFEIFIGPVYYQRLRHMVSDKFQVRTTGRIDQVTRQPIGGRKHGGGIRFGEMERDALLAHGASYLLHDRLHTCSDYHVADVCSLCGSLLSATVIKSDTQKKSKRHMLGINTVKPTKNFACQACQTNKGMETVAMPYVFRYLAAELAAMNIKLDLRLSNMREAPPSNES; from the exons ATGCAGATGGCGTCCGGTAAGTCGTccgccgcggcggcggcggcgggtaaGGAGGAGGACTACGCGACGCTGCGGGAGCTGTACCGGCCGCACATCGAGTCGTTCGACTACTTCCTCGACGAGGGGCTCGACAAGATGCTCCTCTCCATCCGCCCCATGGAGATCACCCACCCCTCCTCCAACACTACCCTCAGAA TGTCCTTAGAGAAGGGTCATGTGCTCCCACCAATGAAGGATGGTCGGTTGGGACAACCGCTCTACCCGCAGGAG TGCAGGCAAGGTAGAATTTCATATAGTGGCGAATTCAAAGTGGAGGCCGTCTTCCAATTTAATGATGGGGCGCCAATCAGACAAACCTTCAATTTTGGTCAATTGCCGATTATGTTGATG TCAAAACTTTGCCACTTAAGAGGCGCCGATTCGCGTAAATTAATTTACCACGGGGAAGAGGCCACAGAAATGGGCGG GTACTTTATAAGTGGTGGCTTGGAGAGACTTATCCGGATTCTTATTTTACAGAAGCGTAACTAT CCTATGGGCATGGTCCGTGGTGCTTTTATTAAACGCGGTGCGGGATACACTGACAAAGCAGTGGTGATGAG ATGTGTTCACCACGACCAGTCCAGCGTGACCGTAAAGTTGTATTACCTACAAAATGGAAGTGCAAGACTAGGGTTTTG GTTTGGAGGCAGAGAAATTCTCCTTCCGGTTGGGATTATTCTCAAG GCCCTTATTGATACAAGTGACCGGGAAATATTTGCAAGCTTGACATGCTGCTACAGTGATAAACGTGAAAGAGGAAAGGGAGTTGTCAGCACTCAGCTAATTGGTGAAAGGACACAAATAATTCTTGACGAAGTCAGAGCTCTGTCCCTTTTCACACGCACGCAATGCTTGGTGCATATTG GCAAGTACTTTCGGTCTGCAATGGAAGGATTTGAAAAAGATGATTATGAAACC GTTGCTGAGGCAGTTATCAAGGACTATATTCTCGTGCACCTGCAAAATGATAACCATGCAAAATTTAATCTTTTAAT ATTTATGCTGCAGAAACTCTATGCTCTTGTTGATCAAACTACGTCACCTGATAATCCAGATGCACTTCAATTCCAAGAAGCACTCTTGCCTGGGCACCTGATCACAGTTTTTCTTAAG GATAGGATTCAAGATTGGTTGCAAAAGTCTAAGCGTTTAATTATGGAAGAGATTACGAAGAATAAAAGCTTTGAACTCAATAGCT CACTGGAGATTAGGAAATTTCTTAGTAAATATACAACATCTGTAGGCAGAGCTATTGAGGCCTTGATAAAGGTTGGCAGAGCGAATTCACAATCAATGTTGGATCTTCCACAG AGAGAAGGGATGACCATTCAAGCTGAACGACTCAACTTTCATCGCTATATCTCACATTTTCGTTCTGTACATAGGGGTTCTTCTTTTGCTAAAATGCGTACAACAACTGTTAGAAAGTTACTTCCAGA GTCCTGGGGTTTCCTGTGTCCAGTTCATACACCGGATGGAGAGCCTTGTGGCTTACTGAACCATATGACTTCCACATGCC GTATTTCATCCTGCTACAACTCAGAAGGGGCAATtaaagattttcagaaaataaaGGATAAACTTTTAGTCGAATTGGTTCGTGGTGGAATGATCCCATTGTTGCCAAAGATGGAGCATACTGGTCCCCCTGAGATCATGCATGTCCATTTGGATGGATGCATTGTCGGTTCTATTGCTTCTGCTAAGATTGAGGAAGTAGTTAACTATCTTCGAAGATTAAAGCTACTGGCACACCCAGCG ACTCCGGAGGATTTAGAAGTTGGCTATGTTCCCTTGAGTCTCGGTGGGGCTTATCCTGGGCTCTATCTTTTTACAAGTCCTGCAAGATTTGTTCGACCAGTGAAAAATCTGGTTAGCCTACCTGATGGAGAGCCACATATTGAGCTTATTGGACCATTTGAGCAG GCATTTATGGAGATACGATGTCCTGATGGTGGGGACGGTGGGAGAAAAGAAAAGTTTCCTGCAACTCATGAAGAAATTCACCCTACCGCCATTCTCAGTGTAGTTGCAAATCTGACTCCTTGGTCTGACCACAACCAAAGTCCTCGGAACATGTACCAGTGCCAG ATGGCAAAGCAAACTATGGGTTTTTGTGGCCAAGCTTTAAAATTTCGTACAGATGTCAAGGCATTCCATCTACAG ACCCCTCAGTCACCAATTGTTCGAACAGCTACATATAAAAAATATCACATGGATGAATTTCCATCAGGAACAAATGCCATTGTTGCGGTGCTATCATATACAGG TTATGACATGGAGGATGCCATGATTTTAAATAAATCAGCTGTTGACCGTGGGATGTTCCGTGGAGATATCTTCCAG ACAGAGTGCATTGACTTGTCAGCAAAAAGGACAGAAAATGTTCCAGAAATCTTTGCCAAGAGCCCTCTTTCAAAGGGCACGGGCGATGTAATTGATTCAGATGGCCTTCCTCGGGTTGGAGAG ACAGTAGTTCCATATGAGCAGTACTATAGTGTCTATAATACACTTACCGGTGCAATAAGGCCAGTCAGACTAAAGGGGACAGAGCCAGCAGCTATTGACTACGTTGCTCTCAACGGAACAAATTCAAAAGGTTCCCTGCAGAAG GTAAATATTCGTCTGCGTCGCAAGAGGAATCCTATAATTGGTGACAAGTTCAGCAGCAGACATGGGCAAAAGGGAGTTTGTTCACAGTTGTGGCCTGACATTGATATGCCGTTCTCTGCAAATACCGGCATGAGGCCAGATCTCATCATTAATCCTCATGCTTTCCCTTCAAGAATGACAATTGCAATGCTTTTAGAGTCCATAGCAGCAAAG GCTGGAAGTGTACATGGAAAGTTCATTGATGCCACACCTTTTGCAAGCTCAGTCAAAGAGGAGGGTGAAGATCGTTGTAAATATGATTCTATTGTGGATGAACTGGGTCCCATGCTAGCATCTTATGGATTTAATCATCATGGAACGGAGGTCATGTACAGTGGGCTTTTTGGCACTGAGCTTAAATTTGAGATTTTCATTGGACCCGTTTATTACCAACGCCTTCGTCATATGGTCTCAGACAAATTTCAG GTTCGTACAACAGGTCGTATAGACCAAGTAACGAGACAGCCAATAGGAGGAAGGAAACACGGCGGAGGGATTCGGTTCGGTGAGATGGAGCGTGACGCGCTCCTTGCTCACGGCGCTTCCTATCTCTTGCACGACAGGCTCCATACCTGCTCGGACTATCACGTAGCAGACGTGTGCTCCCTCTGCGGGAGCCTCCTGTCGGCGACGGTAATAAAATCGGACACGCAGAAGAAATCCAAGCGCCACATGCTGGGCATCAACACGGTGAAGCCCACCAAGAACTTTGCGTGCCAGGCCTGCCAGACAAACAAAGGGATGGAGACGGTGGCGATGCCGTACGTCTTCAGGTATCTGGCAGCCGAGCTGGCTGCTATGAACATAAAGCTGGACCTCCGGCTGAGCAACATGAGAGAAGCTCCTCCCAGCAACGAATCATAG